A genomic segment from Comamonas terrigena NBRC 13299 encodes:
- a CDS encoding methyltransferase family protein, which produces MPTRPSSQQPSSWLSLRVPPLALFALFAAAIWLLPDLLPIRRPGAGVAATVLAVLGGGFCLAGVLEFRRARTTVNPVNPAASSALVVRGVYRLTRNPMYLGFALLLLAFALGLGKLSGLLAVMVFMAYLQHFQIRPEEAALRTRFGAAFDRYCQQVRRWL; this is translated from the coding sequence ATGCCCACCCGCCCTTCCTCCCAGCAGCCGTCCTCCTGGCTCTCTCTGCGCGTACCCCCTTTGGCACTGTTTGCACTGTTCGCCGCTGCCATCTGGCTGCTGCCTGACCTGCTGCCCATCCGGCGGCCTGGCGCCGGGGTGGCCGCCACCGTGCTGGCCGTCTTGGGCGGAGGCTTCTGCCTGGCTGGCGTGCTGGAATTCCGCCGTGCACGCACCACCGTCAACCCGGTCAACCCTGCCGCATCTTCGGCGCTGGTGGTGCGCGGGGTCTACCGCCTGACACGCAACCCCATGTACCTGGGCTTTGCGTTGCTGCTGCTGGCTTTTGCCCTAGGGCTGGGCAAGCTGTCCGGGCTGCTCGCGGTCATGGTGTTCATGGCCTACCTGCAGCATTTCCAGATTCGCCCTGAAGAAGCCGCACTGCGCACGCGTTTCGGGGCCGCGTTCGATCGCTATTGCCAGCAGGTGCGCCGCTGGCTGTGA
- a CDS encoding flavin reductase family protein: MTSFDDLPLHLPAYCQSVPLDKCYRLLNHGPTVLVSAAHAGEANVMAAAWACALDFAPPKVTVVLDKQTRTRALVEASGQFVLQLPTRAQARLTLDVGTDSAVQHPDKLQRHGVELFRPPAAPGAPLVAGCAGWLVCCLIPEPHNQQAYDLFIGEVTAAWADERVFQHGRWKFDAAPDDLRTLHYVAGGQFYVTGDSLQLPSSMPE; the protein is encoded by the coding sequence ATGACTTCCTTTGACGATCTCCCGCTGCACCTGCCCGCCTACTGCCAGAGCGTGCCACTGGACAAGTGCTACCGCCTGCTGAACCACGGACCCACGGTGCTGGTGTCGGCCGCACACGCGGGCGAGGCCAACGTGATGGCCGCTGCCTGGGCCTGCGCACTGGACTTTGCACCGCCCAAGGTGACGGTGGTGCTGGACAAACAGACCCGCACCCGGGCCTTGGTGGAGGCCAGCGGCCAGTTCGTGCTGCAGCTGCCCACCCGCGCCCAGGCCCGGCTGACACTGGATGTGGGCACCGACAGCGCCGTGCAGCACCCGGACAAGCTGCAGCGCCACGGCGTGGAGCTGTTCCGCCCGCCCGCAGCACCCGGCGCCCCGCTGGTGGCCGGCTGCGCCGGCTGGCTGGTGTGCTGCCTTATCCCCGAGCCGCACAACCAGCAGGCCTACGACCTGTTCATTGGCGAAGTGACGGCCGCCTGGGCCGACGAACGCGTGTTCCAGCACGGCCGCTGGAAATTCGATGCCGCGCCAGACGACCTGCGCACCCTGCACTATGTGGCGGGCGGCCAGTTCTATGTCACCGGCGACAGCCTGCAACTGCCCAGCAGCATGCCAGAGTAA
- a CDS encoding voltage-gated chloride channel family protein has product MPKLFPPVSFALLPRMGMWLALASVVAALAGTASAFFLFALDHATTWRDAHHGVVWLLPFAGLAVGMLYRQVGQSVDGGLNLILNEIHTPKKVVPLRIVPLVLASTVVSHGFGASVGREGTAVQMGAALADQLTAVFRLAPHDRRILLMTGLSAGFASVFGTPLAGAVFGLEVLAMGRMRYDALFPCVVAAILADQVGLAWGIHHTHYAAVEVPPVDWWSVLAVAIAGILFGLVGMLFAKTTRAIGAFMKHRVPCAPLRPFIGGIAIATAVWGLDAYRYIGLGIPDILRAFHAPVRPWDFLGKLLFTATSVGSGFKGGEVTPLFYIGATLGNALAPLLHMPLAMMAGLGFVAVFAGAANTPITTILMALELFGAQIGPFAAIACVSAYLCSGHAGIYQAQRIGRSKHRLHRQAGQP; this is encoded by the coding sequence ATGCCCAAACTCTTCCCACCCGTCTCCTTCGCACTGCTGCCCCGCATGGGGATGTGGCTCGCCCTGGCCAGTGTGGTGGCCGCACTTGCCGGCACCGCCTCCGCCTTTTTTCTTTTTGCACTCGACCATGCCACCACCTGGCGTGATGCCCACCATGGGGTGGTATGGCTGCTGCCATTCGCCGGCCTGGCGGTAGGCATGCTCTACCGCCAGGTGGGCCAGTCGGTCGATGGCGGCCTCAACCTCATCCTCAATGAGATCCACACGCCGAAAAAAGTGGTGCCGCTGCGCATAGTGCCATTGGTGCTGGCCAGCACGGTGGTGTCCCATGGGTTCGGCGCCTCAGTAGGCCGCGAGGGAACCGCCGTCCAGATGGGCGCTGCCCTCGCCGACCAGCTAACCGCTGTCTTCCGGCTGGCACCGCACGACCGGCGCATCCTGCTCATGACAGGGCTGAGCGCCGGCTTTGCCTCGGTCTTCGGCACGCCGCTGGCGGGCGCCGTCTTTGGCCTGGAGGTGCTGGCGATGGGGCGCATGCGTTACGACGCGCTGTTCCCGTGCGTTGTCGCTGCCATTCTGGCCGACCAGGTGGGGCTTGCCTGGGGCATCCACCACACCCACTATGCAGCGGTGGAAGTGCCTCCTGTGGACTGGTGGAGTGTGCTGGCAGTTGCCATCGCCGGCATCCTCTTCGGGCTGGTCGGCATGCTGTTTGCAAAGACCACCCGTGCCATCGGCGCCTTCATGAAACACCGCGTGCCCTGTGCGCCGCTGCGCCCCTTCATCGGCGGCATCGCCATTGCAACGGCCGTGTGGGGGCTCGATGCCTACCGCTACATCGGTCTGGGCATCCCCGACATCCTGCGGGCATTCCACGCCCCCGTCCGGCCATGGGACTTCCTGGGCAAGCTGCTGTTCACGGCCACGTCGGTCGGCAGCGGGTTCAAGGGCGGTGAAGTCACGCCGCTGTTCTACATTGGTGCCACGCTGGGGAATGCGCTGGCCCCGTTGCTGCACATGCCGCTTGCGATGATGGCCGGCCTCGGTTTTGTCGCCGTGTTTGCGGGGGCTGCAAACACCCCCATCACCACCATCCTGATGGCGCTGGAGCTGTTCGGCGCGCAGATCGGTCCATTTGCCGCCATTGCCTGTGTGAGCGCCTATCTGTGTTCCGGGCATGCCGGCATCTACCAGGCGCAGCGAATCGGGCGCAGCAAGCACCGCCTGCACCGGCAGGCCGGGCAGCCATGA
- a CDS encoding sensor histidine kinase, which translates to MRFFSSLLRCSRSLLGVLLAVLLQTVISTSLCAQPTLMLEASRSMSASGHLALLRDPGGQLDAEAVATAASWEVLPGSLKLGFTDDAIWLRLNVQRGAAEPVRWLLTLSNALLDDVRLYQRDPSGHWQLRQHSGEGLGRQHWPVDARSPVLLLELPSDVPESLLLRVQTRNALTTRLEIATPELHGAKSQRESYYYGLGLGFGLLLILFHALFWLKTRERVNAWYVAYVGLALQSEWLTSGLAQQMLDLPGWLSDHWLALVLCTALPVGVFYSDMQLGLAQRMPRFSRCLITAFTAIGVVAAMLVLAGNNGAGMLLMQLSALVAMVLMIGTALCLLSRDDGRARAFLLVFGIYYAGVIIAFLRNLGWLPNTAITQNATALGTLVHMVVMSVRLSDGYDRMRREKEVVQQRLVELVGQQNELLEQEVLRRTIALRQEIAQREYLEVELRSALETERRTRQSQLDFIAMISHEFRTPLAIINTTAQQIARNLDAAREKTLTRCTNLRNAAKRMVDLVDEYLSTDRMNTEHAPFQPLECSGPDLCKLLEELVTDWPEGRVKLHGMRVPERIWCDLELLRVALRNLLVNADRHTQAGLQLVLEMSSHREGFFALSVSNPGVKIPSDEVPHLFEKYFRGRQAQQSPGAGLGLYLVRRIAELHGGEVYLENHQNTKLVRFIIRIPTSTPLQA; encoded by the coding sequence ATGCGGTTTTTTTCTTCTCTCTTGCGATGCTCGCGCTCCCTGTTGGGGGTGTTGCTGGCAGTGCTGCTGCAGACCGTTATCAGCACGTCGCTCTGTGCCCAGCCAACGCTGATGCTCGAGGCCAGCCGCAGCATGTCAGCCAGCGGCCATCTGGCACTGCTGCGTGACCCTGGTGGCCAACTGGATGCAGAAGCAGTGGCAACCGCCGCGTCCTGGGAGGTTTTGCCCGGTTCGTTGAAGCTGGGTTTTACCGATGATGCGATCTGGCTGCGTCTGAACGTGCAACGCGGCGCTGCGGAACCTGTGCGTTGGCTGCTGACGTTGAGCAATGCGCTGCTTGACGATGTGCGCTTGTACCAGCGTGATCCGTCGGGGCATTGGCAACTGAGGCAGCACTCCGGTGAGGGGCTGGGCCGCCAGCACTGGCCAGTTGATGCGAGAAGTCCTGTACTGCTGCTGGAGCTTCCAAGTGACGTGCCGGAGTCGTTGTTGCTCCGTGTGCAAACGCGCAATGCGCTGACCACTCGGTTGGAGATTGCTACGCCCGAGTTGCACGGAGCCAAATCCCAGCGCGAGAGCTACTACTATGGATTGGGTCTCGGTTTCGGTTTACTGCTGATTTTGTTTCATGCTTTGTTTTGGCTGAAAACCCGAGAGCGAGTCAACGCCTGGTACGTGGCTTACGTGGGGCTCGCATTGCAAAGCGAGTGGCTCACTTCCGGTCTGGCGCAGCAGATGCTGGACCTGCCGGGGTGGCTTTCGGACCATTGGCTGGCCCTGGTCCTGTGCACGGCTTTGCCAGTCGGCGTGTTTTACAGCGATATGCAACTGGGACTGGCACAGCGCATGCCGCGCTTCAGCCGGTGCTTGATTACGGCCTTCACCGCCATCGGGGTGGTTGCTGCGATGCTGGTTCTCGCTGGCAACAACGGGGCCGGCATGCTGCTGATGCAGCTCAGCGCGCTGGTTGCCATGGTGCTGATGATTGGAACTGCCTTGTGTCTGCTGTCCCGTGACGATGGCCGGGCTCGTGCATTCTTATTGGTTTTTGGTATTTATTACGCAGGCGTGATCATCGCGTTTCTTCGGAACCTGGGCTGGTTGCCAAACACTGCCATCACCCAGAATGCCACGGCATTGGGTACGTTGGTGCACATGGTGGTGATGAGCGTACGGCTCAGCGATGGCTACGACAGAATGCGCCGTGAAAAAGAGGTGGTGCAACAGCGGCTTGTGGAACTCGTAGGGCAGCAAAACGAGTTGCTGGAGCAGGAGGTGTTGCGTCGAACCATCGCTTTGCGGCAAGAAATTGCACAGCGTGAATATCTCGAGGTTGAGCTGCGGTCTGCACTGGAAACGGAACGCCGGACCAGGCAATCCCAGCTAGATTTCATTGCGATGATCTCGCATGAGTTCCGCACGCCGCTGGCAATCATCAACACCACTGCCCAGCAGATTGCGCGCAACCTTGATGCAGCTCGCGAAAAGACGTTGACCCGCTGTACCAATCTGCGCAATGCGGCCAAACGCATGGTGGATCTGGTGGATGAGTATCTGAGCACCGACCGGATGAATACAGAACATGCACCTTTTCAACCGCTAGAGTGTTCTGGCCCGGATCTGTGCAAGCTTTTGGAAGAGCTGGTCACAGACTGGCCTGAGGGGCGGGTGAAACTGCATGGCATGCGTGTGCCAGAGCGGATATGGTGCGATTTGGAGCTGTTGCGTGTGGCATTGCGCAATCTGTTGGTCAATGCCGACCGCCATACCCAGGCGGGATTGCAGCTTGTCCTGGAGATGTCGTCGCACCGTGAGGGTTTTTTTGCATTGAGTGTGAGCAATCCCGGCGTGAAGATACCTTCAGATGAAGTTCCCCATTTATTCGAGAAATATTTTCGAGGCAGGCAGGCACAGCAATCTCCGGGAGCAGGTTTAGGCTTGTATTTGGTTCGCCGAATAGCCGAGCTGCACGGAGGAGAGGTGTATCTGGAAAACCATCAGAACACAAAGCTTGTCCGTTTTATTATCAGAATCCCAACTTCTACTCCTTTGCAGGCGTAA
- a CDS encoding DsbA family protein produces the protein MSALQVPVSAHDHVHGPRDAAVVLVVYGDYQCPYCGMAEPTLQRIRQELGDRVAVVFRNFPLPMHAQALPAALVVEFAGQYGRFWKAHDWLYSHQATLGPPLYGRLLQMLQLNAEELGPAMAGGHLEARIRADIDGGERSGVDGTPAFFLNGEAIHIQHSHDELYELVLRALR, from the coding sequence ATGTCTGCACTGCAAGTCCCTGTTTCAGCCCATGACCATGTCCATGGCCCGCGTGATGCCGCCGTGGTGCTGGTGGTCTATGGCGATTACCAGTGCCCTTACTGCGGTATGGCGGAGCCGACCTTGCAGCGCATTCGCCAGGAGCTGGGCGATCGGGTGGCGGTGGTGTTCCGCAACTTTCCACTGCCCATGCATGCCCAGGCGCTGCCGGCGGCCTTGGTGGTGGAGTTCGCGGGCCAGTACGGCCGTTTCTGGAAGGCGCACGACTGGCTCTACAGCCACCAGGCGACCCTGGGACCACCGCTGTACGGGCGCTTGCTGCAGATGCTGCAACTGAACGCGGAGGAACTGGGGCCGGCCATGGCCGGTGGGCACCTGGAAGCCCGCATCCGTGCCGATATCGACGGCGGGGAGCGCAGCGGGGTGGATGGTACGCCAGCCTTTTTTCTGAACGGCGAAGCCATCCATATCCAGCACAGCCATGACGAGCTGTATGAGCTGGTCTTGCGCGCGCTGCGCTAG
- a CDS encoding response regulator transcription factor, translating to MLDVILLEDEAVLREELTEFLVGCGYRIDAESTLAGFHRRFDPRRHSIAILDIGLPDGDGLTLIRELRARGEHIGIVVFTARGEARDRISGLDIGADHYLAKTLDLDELAATLAALGRRLEVPNAVQADTWVLEQGPRNLHPPRGRAIALSEQDLTVLQELMCNAGSLVSRRQIIEALGEDFFSYDQRRLDTQMRRLRRKVDELSGLTLPINTARNQGYRFHAKALVNS from the coding sequence ATGCTTGATGTAATCCTGCTCGAAGACGAAGCCGTACTGCGTGAAGAACTTACCGAATTCCTTGTAGGTTGCGGCTATCGCATTGACGCAGAGTCCACGCTGGCCGGCTTTCACCGGCGTTTTGATCCACGCCGTCACAGTATTGCGATTCTGGATATCGGCCTTCCCGATGGCGATGGACTAACCTTGATTCGAGAGCTGCGCGCACGCGGCGAACACATCGGCATTGTTGTGTTCACCGCCCGTGGTGAAGCGCGCGACCGCATCAGCGGCCTTGATATCGGTGCCGACCATTACCTGGCCAAAACGCTGGACCTGGACGAGCTTGCAGCAACGCTGGCAGCCCTAGGCAGGCGCTTGGAGGTGCCCAATGCCGTCCAGGCCGACACCTGGGTGCTGGAGCAAGGCCCTCGCAACCTGCATCCTCCAAGAGGAAGGGCCATTGCCCTTTCCGAACAGGATCTGACCGTACTGCAGGAACTGATGTGCAATGCAGGCAGTCTTGTCAGCCGCAGGCAAATCATCGAAGCCCTGGGCGAGGACTTTTTCAGCTATGACCAACGTCGCCTGGACACACAGATGCGGCGCTTGCGCCGCAAAGTCGACGAATTGAGCGGCTTGACTCTACCGATCAACACGGCGCGCAATCAGGGCTATCGCTTCCACGCCAAAGCGCTTGTCAATTCCTGA
- a CDS encoding CDGSH iron-sulfur domain-containing protein: MGRETVSSSNVTVTFDGQRCIHSRHCVLDRPDVFVPNVKGAWIHPERATPDEVLELAHNCPSGAIQCQHPDGAAMELPPLVNTVRVRENGPLAFHAELVVAGRPDGLRATLCRCGASQLKPYCDGSHTAAGFTATGEPSTQESNPLPRRNGPLQIDPTTSGPLHVSGPLEVVSGTGRTITRVTNTWLCRCGHSANKPFCDGSHVKAGFVSGD; this comes from the coding sequence ATGGGCCGCGAAACCGTTTCCTCCTCCAACGTCACCGTCACCTTCGACGGCCAGCGCTGCATCCACTCGCGCCACTGCGTGCTGGACCGCCCGGACGTGTTTGTGCCCAATGTCAAGGGCGCCTGGATCCACCCCGAACGTGCCACCCCGGATGAAGTGCTGGAGCTGGCGCACAACTGCCCCTCCGGTGCCATCCAGTGCCAGCACCCGGACGGTGCGGCCATGGAGCTGCCGCCGCTGGTCAACACCGTGCGCGTGCGCGAGAACGGGCCGCTGGCCTTCCATGCGGAACTGGTGGTGGCCGGCCGACCCGACGGCCTGCGCGCCACACTGTGCCGCTGCGGCGCGTCGCAACTCAAGCCCTACTGTGACGGCAGCCACACTGCCGCCGGCTTCACCGCCACGGGGGAGCCGTCCACACAGGAATCCAACCCGCTGCCCCGACGCAACGGTCCGTTGCAGATAGACCCCACCACCAGCGGCCCGCTGCATGTGAGCGGCCCGCTCGAAGTAGTCAGCGGCACCGGGCGCACCATCACCCGGGTGACCAACACCTGGCTGTGCCGCTGCGGGCACTCCGCCAACAAGCCGTTTTGTGACGGCAGTCATGTAAAAGCCGGGTTTGTCAGCGGGGACTGA